One genomic segment of Acidobacteriota bacterium includes these proteins:
- a CDS encoding CDP-alcohol phosphatidyltransferase family protein, translating to MNAKRLLANLNLANQLTFLRLAAVPFFILSILEGRFDLALLIFVGAAVTDFLDGWTARVLNAGTPLGAWLDPAADKLLLTSAFILLTDYPRMFQDIDMVARLPVWLTVLTISRDACIVGIAFILTITHAQRRFKPSIWGKLTTAVELITIGGFLLANALQRTGLLLEIAIWTTLTLTLISGFHYMIRTIRMLQQDGTAAPPGPHD from the coding sequence GTGAACGCCAAGAGACTGCTGGCAAACCTGAATCTTGCCAATCAGCTGACCTTTCTACGGTTGGCGGCCGTCCCGTTCTTCATCCTCTCGATCCTCGAGGGTCGCTTCGACCTGGCGCTGTTGATCTTTGTCGGTGCCGCCGTGACGGACTTCCTCGACGGTTGGACCGCGCGGGTCCTGAACGCCGGCACGCCGCTGGGTGCCTGGCTCGACCCCGCGGCCGACAAGCTGCTGCTGACCTCGGCGTTCATTCTGTTGACCGACTATCCGCGGATGTTCCAGGACATCGACATGGTGGCCCGCCTGCCGGTGTGGCTGACGGTTCTGACGATCTCTCGTGATGCCTGTATCGTCGGCATCGCGTTCATCCTCACGATCACCCACGCACAGCGTCGCTTCAAGCCTTCGATCTGGGGCAAGCTGACCACCGCCGTCGAGTTGATCACCATCGGTGGCTTCCTGCTGGCCAACGCGCTGCAACGCACGGGCCTGTTGTTGGAGATCGCGATCTGGACGACGCTGACGTTGACGCTGATCTCCGGTTTCCACTACATGATCCGCACGATCCGCATGTTGCAGCAGGACGGAACGGCCGCTCCACCCGGACCCCATGACTGA
- a CDS encoding PilT/PilU family type 4a pilus ATPase translates to MQLDLLDIDDLLRFMVEKQASDLHLKPARPPLLRLNGKLLPLKTDPVPPDAIPTMLDKILTDRQRAALKDMQAVDFGYSVPGVSRFRASVFHQRGTLSAIFRRVPFDFPSLEDWSLPPVVEEFTKLPQGLVLITGPTGAGKSSTLAAMMRRVADTRLVHIVTVEDPIEFLLNDNLGAVTQREIGCDTPGFSHALRNALRQDPDVIMVGEMRDAETMSTVLTAAETGHLVFSTLHTNGAVQTIDRLIDSFPSGNHRQIRQQLANVLQAVVSMKLIERKDGQGLVAAIEILRRSPRVSKLILEGNLEALEEELESSVSYYRMQSMNQSTAALVLNGAVSVETALASSSNPGDLDLILRKFLYQSENPVDGGDDMGQPLGDFSKILELQEIRQRYEESQERHKTDLDAKDEEIQRLQQALAQNSEHVDSNDGAVERLRDENSRLAQQMKLVRTEYETKIERLNDRIRDLSGTTATGGEPSSKTAEPVGAEPKRGFFRR, encoded by the coding sequence ATGCAATTAGACCTTCTGGACATCGACGACTTGCTTCGCTTCATGGTCGAGAAGCAGGCCTCCGATCTCCATCTGAAACCGGCACGCCCACCGCTTCTGCGCTTGAACGGCAAGCTGTTGCCGCTCAAGACCGACCCGGTTCCGCCGGACGCGATCCCGACGATGCTGGACAAGATCCTCACCGATCGGCAACGGGCCGCCCTGAAAGATATGCAGGCCGTCGATTTCGGTTACAGCGTTCCCGGTGTCTCCCGTTTTCGCGCGTCGGTATTCCATCAACGCGGCACGCTCTCGGCGATCTTCCGCCGTGTGCCGTTTGACTTCCCGTCCCTCGAGGACTGGTCGCTCCCACCGGTGGTCGAGGAGTTCACGAAACTACCGCAAGGCTTGGTCCTGATCACGGGACCGACCGGTGCCGGCAAGTCGTCCACATTGGCCGCGATGATGCGACGGGTGGCGGATACCCGACTGGTTCACATCGTGACCGTCGAGGATCCGATCGAGTTCTTACTGAATGACAACCTCGGCGCGGTCACCCAGCGAGAGATCGGTTGCGACACGCCGGGCTTCAGCCACGCGTTACGCAACGCCCTGCGACAGGACCCCGACGTGATCATGGTCGGCGAGATGCGGGACGCCGAGACGATGTCGACGGTCTTGACCGCGGCCGAGACCGGCCATCTGGTCTTCTCCACGCTTCACACCAACGGTGCCGTTCAGACCATCGATCGACTGATCGACAGCTTCCCCTCCGGTAATCACCGACAGATCCGCCAGCAGCTGGCCAACGTCCTACAGGCGGTCGTGTCGATGAAACTGATCGAGCGAAAGGATGGCCAGGGACTCGTCGCAGCCATCGAGATCCTCCGCCGTTCGCCGCGGGTCTCCAAACTGATTCTGGAAGGAAACCTGGAGGCGCTCGAAGAGGAACTCGAGAGTTCCGTCTCCTACTACCGCATGCAGTCGATGAACCAGTCGACGGCGGCTCTGGTGTTGAACGGGGCTGTCAGTGTCGAGACCGCCCTGGCCTCTTCCAGCAATCCAGGCGACCTCGATCTGATCCTACGCAAGTTCCTCTACCAGTCCGAGAATCCCGTCGATGGGGGAGATGACATGGGCCAACCACTAGGCGATTTTTCCAAGATCCTCGAGTTGCAGGAGATCCGTCAACGTTACGAGGAGTCCCAGGAACGTCACAAGACCGACCTGGACGCCAAGGACGAAGAGATCCAACGGCTGCAGCAGGCGTTGGCGCAGAACAGCGAGCATGTCGATTCCAACGACGGCGCTGTCGAAAGACTTCGCGACGAGAACTCCCGTCTGGCGCAGCAGATGAAGCTGGTGCGGACCGAGTACGAGACGAAGATCGAGCG